One Actinospica robiniae DSM 44927 genomic region harbors:
- a CDS encoding MFS transporter, which yields MEKKWWTLLAVCVGTFMLLLDVTIVVVALPDIQRALNAGFSDVQWVVDAYALALASCLLTTGVLADRYGRRRLFGIGLVIFTLGSLLCGLAQSSLMLIVSRAGQGVGGAIMFATSLALLGQSFRGRDRGVAFGVWGAITGVAVSLGPILGGVITTGISWRGIFLVNVPVGVLALAATLWKVEESRAPHPGRLDLVGFALLTLGLVGLVYGLIRAGETSWSDTVAITALVVGGVLLVAFIFAERAIADPMFDLGLFRKPTFVGGLCAAFAMNGSLFAMFLYLVLYLQNVLGFSALGTGTRLLISSASMLVAATVAGRLSERISARWLIGPGLLAVGVGLLLMSGLNKDSSWTHLIPGFIVSGLGAGFVNPPLASTAIGVVEPERAGMASGINSTFRQVGLATSIAALGSIFTSSLRNELTSALAKTPLAPHTNQIIDAVRQGQGSGASTSSIPASQQPVLQAAIRSSFTGAMNDLLVVTAVLALAGGVVSLLLIRNKDFADRQPAEAPAA from the coding sequence ATGGAGAAGAAGTGGTGGACGCTGCTCGCGGTGTGCGTCGGCACGTTCATGCTGCTGCTGGACGTCACCATCGTGGTGGTCGCGCTGCCGGACATCCAGCGGGCCCTGAACGCGGGCTTCAGCGACGTCCAGTGGGTGGTCGACGCGTACGCGCTGGCCCTGGCCTCCTGCCTGCTGACCACCGGCGTGCTGGCCGACCGCTACGGCCGGCGCCGGCTGTTCGGGATCGGGCTGGTCATCTTCACCCTCGGCTCGCTGCTGTGCGGCCTCGCCCAGTCCTCGCTCATGCTCATCGTCTCCCGGGCCGGCCAGGGCGTCGGCGGCGCGATCATGTTCGCCACCTCGCTGGCGCTGCTCGGCCAGAGCTTCCGCGGCCGCGACCGCGGCGTCGCCTTCGGCGTGTGGGGCGCGATCACCGGCGTCGCCGTCTCGCTCGGCCCGATCCTCGGCGGGGTGATCACCACCGGGATCAGCTGGCGCGGGATCTTCCTGGTCAACGTGCCGGTCGGGGTGCTCGCCCTGGCCGCCACGCTGTGGAAGGTGGAGGAGTCGCGCGCGCCGCACCCGGGCCGGCTCGACCTGGTCGGCTTCGCACTGCTCACGCTCGGGCTGGTCGGCCTGGTCTACGGGCTGATCCGGGCGGGGGAGACCAGCTGGAGCGACACGGTGGCGATCACCGCGCTGGTCGTCGGCGGTGTGCTGCTGGTGGCCTTCATCTTCGCCGAGCGGGCGATAGCCGACCCGATGTTCGACCTGGGCCTGTTCCGCAAGCCGACCTTCGTCGGCGGCCTGTGCGCGGCCTTCGCGATGAACGGCTCGCTCTTCGCGATGTTCCTCTACCTCGTGCTTTACCTGCAGAACGTGCTGGGTTTCTCGGCCCTGGGCACCGGCACCCGGCTGCTGATCTCCAGCGCGTCGATGCTCGTAGCCGCGACCGTCGCCGGCCGCCTCAGCGAGCGCATCTCGGCCCGCTGGCTGATCGGGCCGGGCCTGCTCGCCGTGGGCGTCGGGCTGCTGCTCATGTCCGGGCTGAACAAGGACAGCAGCTGGACGCACCTGATCCCCGGGTTCATCGTCTCCGGCCTCGGTGCGGGCTTCGTGAATCCGCCGCTGGCCTCGACCGCGATCGGCGTGGTGGAGCCGGAGCGTGCGGGCATGGCCTCCGGCATCAACTCCACCTTCCGCCAGGTGGGCCTCGCCACCAGCATCGCCGCCCTCGGCTCGATCTTCACCAGTTCGCTGCGCAACGAGCTCACCAGCGCGCTCGCGAAGACCCCGCTGGCCCCGCACACGAACCAGATCATCGACGCCGTCCGCCAGGGCCAAGGCAGCGGCGCGAGTACCAGCTCCATCCCAGCCTCGCAGCAGCCGGTACTTCAAGCGGCCATCCGGTCGAGTTTCACCGGCGCGATGAACGACCTGCTCGTGGTTACCGCCGTGCTCGCACTGGCCGGCGGCGTGGTCTCGCTCCTGCTCATCCGGAACAAGGACTTCGCCGACCGTCAGCCGGCCGAGGCGCCGGCCGCCTGA
- a CDS encoding ISL3 family transposase: MVNDTTLLFGLDGVQVVRVMLDDDENPILALVTASEQARCCPGCGMRSQHAHSWVRTRPRDLPVAGRRTALTWTKRRWRCRNAACERATFTESVPQIPPRARLTGRLRASIGAAVADRGRTVIQAARDHEVSWPIAQTAFAAHTRLALPAETPQVARLGIDEIRRGKARFRLVPGEGGDEKWEVVADKWHVGMVDLGGGAGLLGQVEGRTAETLSAWIEAQSPQWRAGVQVVAIDMCTVFKAAIRTSLPHAALVVDRFHVAQLANTALTEVRRRVTVQARGRRGRKGNREWELRNRLTRAGTRMHAKHLDPMIDDLRALPAKIGIPILKAWNVKEDLMDLLALHGTHPDRAQISALLIRFYENAAACGLPEITRLAGTVSTWWPQILAAITTGVTNAGSEGTNRVIKTDARTAYGYRNPANQRLRARAATTRRARGHLTTHTSGPHAQPRRRSKA; encoded by the coding sequence TTGGTCAACGATACGACATTGCTGTTCGGACTCGACGGGGTGCAGGTCGTGCGCGTCATGCTCGATGACGACGAGAATCCGATACTGGCACTGGTGACCGCGTCTGAGCAGGCCAGATGCTGTCCCGGCTGCGGGATGCGTTCACAGCACGCGCATTCGTGGGTGCGCACCCGGCCACGGGATCTGCCGGTGGCAGGGCGCCGGACGGCGCTGACGTGGACCAAGCGGCGTTGGCGCTGCCGCAACGCCGCCTGTGAGCGGGCGACCTTCACCGAGTCGGTCCCGCAGATCCCGCCGCGTGCCCGGCTGACCGGTCGGCTTCGCGCCTCGATCGGAGCGGCGGTGGCCGACCGCGGGCGCACCGTGATCCAGGCCGCCCGCGACCACGAGGTGTCCTGGCCGATCGCGCAGACGGCGTTCGCCGCCCACACCCGCCTCGCGCTACCGGCCGAGACACCGCAGGTCGCACGCCTGGGCATCGACGAGATCCGGCGCGGCAAGGCGCGCTTCCGGCTCGTGCCCGGCGAAGGCGGCGACGAGAAGTGGGAGGTCGTGGCCGATAAATGGCACGTCGGGATGGTCGATCTCGGCGGCGGCGCCGGACTGCTCGGGCAGGTCGAGGGCCGCACCGCCGAGACGCTCTCGGCGTGGATCGAGGCGCAGAGCCCGCAATGGCGAGCCGGAGTCCAGGTCGTGGCGATCGACATGTGCACCGTGTTCAAGGCCGCGATCCGCACCAGCCTGCCGCACGCGGCGCTGGTGGTCGACCGCTTCCACGTCGCGCAACTGGCGAACACAGCGCTGACCGAGGTACGCCGCCGCGTCACCGTCCAGGCGCGCGGACGCCGAGGACGCAAGGGCAACCGGGAGTGGGAGCTGAGAAACAGGCTCACCCGCGCCGGCACACGGATGCACGCGAAGCACCTGGACCCGATGATCGACGACCTCCGGGCACTGCCCGCGAAGATCGGTATACCGATCCTCAAGGCATGGAACGTCAAGGAAGACCTGATGGACCTGCTCGCACTCCACGGCACACACCCGGACCGGGCACAGATCAGCGCTCTGCTGATCAGGTTCTACGAGAACGCCGCCGCCTGCGGCCTGCCGGAGATCACGCGGCTGGCCGGCACCGTCTCGACCTGGTGGCCGCAGATCCTCGCCGCGATCACCACCGGCGTGACGAACGCGGGCTCCGAGGGCACCAACCGCGTGATCAAAACCGACGCCCGCACCGCCTACGGCTACCGCAACCCCGCCAACCAGCGCCTACGCGCACGCGCCGCCACCACCCGCCGCGCCCGTGGACACCTCACCACCCACACCAGCGGACCCCACGCCCAACCCAGACGCCGCTCAAAAGCCTGA
- a CDS encoding NF041680 family putative transposase — protein MKVLRGFRAGVHGCFARRADSLFDLVDAVLATDGRVRSLAELSLQRPFRRGHGALYDAVASGEIDVPALAGLITSVWEPLDDGPLKFAIDVSSWHRPHAECARERHHCHHSCACGNRRGTVPGWPYSVAVGLEWGAHSWCAPLDARRLAVAEDATAVTVAQVEAVLERCAAAGLSHGRPAALFVFDSGYDLTRIAYLTAGRGLERQILGRVRRDRVYYGDPVPRPRGAPGRPPVHGRRFAIADPGTWHDPDLRVERDSPRCGRTIVTAWHGLHQKLERQGAWREHAQQLPRLPGTLIRVQTQRLPGGRAPQDLWLWHHARPGTGFDLDQLWTAYLRRFDIEHTFRFFKQSLGWTAPQVGTPEQADRWTWLTITAYTQLRLARRLGAHLRLPWQRPTPPDRIPTPGRVRRGFPVLARKIGTPAAKPKPTTAGPGRPTGTTRPPRTRHPAGKKTGTSHERATSKTPDHDHQWLNLKQAAPCKIRHQPQPPPLELPAGS, from the coding sequence TTGAAGGTTCTGCGGGGGTTTCGGGCCGGGGTGCACGGCTGCTTCGCGCGGCGCGCGGATTCTTTGTTCGATCTCGTCGATGCGGTACTCGCGACGGACGGTCGGGTGCGCTCGCTCGCCGAGTTGTCGCTGCAGCGGCCGTTTCGTCGTGGTCACGGGGCCCTGTACGACGCCGTGGCCAGTGGCGAGATCGACGTGCCGGCATTGGCCGGATTGATCACCAGCGTGTGGGAACCCTTGGATGACGGACCATTGAAATTCGCGATCGATGTCTCTTCGTGGCATCGTCCGCACGCCGAGTGCGCACGCGAGCGCCACCACTGCCATCACTCGTGTGCGTGCGGCAACCGGCGCGGCACCGTGCCGGGATGGCCGTACTCGGTCGCGGTCGGGCTGGAGTGGGGCGCGCACTCGTGGTGCGCACCGCTCGACGCGCGCCGCCTCGCCGTGGCCGAGGACGCGACCGCGGTCACCGTCGCGCAGGTCGAAGCGGTGCTCGAGCGCTGCGCCGCCGCCGGGCTCTCGCACGGGCGCCCTGCCGCACTGTTCGTGTTCGACTCCGGCTACGACCTGACCCGGATCGCCTATCTGACCGCCGGCCGGGGCCTGGAGAGGCAGATTCTCGGACGGGTGCGCCGCGACCGGGTCTACTACGGCGACCCGGTGCCGCGCCCGCGCGGTGCCCCGGGACGCCCGCCCGTGCACGGCCGACGCTTCGCGATCGCCGACCCGGGCACCTGGCACGACCCGGACCTGCGCGTCGAGCGGGACTCGCCGCGCTGCGGGCGCACGATCGTGACCGCCTGGCACGGGCTGCACCAGAAGCTCGAGCGCCAGGGCGCCTGGCGCGAGCACGCGCAGCAACTGCCGCGCCTGCCCGGCACCCTGATCAGGGTCCAGACCCAGCGCCTGCCCGGCGGCCGCGCACCGCAGGACCTGTGGCTCTGGCACCACGCGAGGCCCGGGACCGGGTTCGACCTCGATCAGCTCTGGACGGCCTATCTGCGGAGATTCGATATCGAGCATACATTCAGGTTCTTCAAGCAGTCGCTCGGCTGGACCGCGCCGCAGGTGGGCACCCCGGAGCAGGCCGACCGCTGGACCTGGCTGACCATCACCGCATACACCCAGCTCAGGCTCGCCCGCCGGCTCGGCGCTCACCTGCGCCTGCCCTGGCAGCGCCCGACACCCCCAGACCGGATCCCGACACCCGGCCGGGTCCGCCGGGGTTTCCCCGTACTGGCACGGAAAATCGGCACCCCCGCCGCAAAGCCGAAACCCACCACCGCCGGCCCCGGCCGCCCGACGGGCACGACCCGGCCACCGCGCACACGCCACCCAGCCGGTAAGAAGACCGGCACAAGCCATGAACGAGCGACATCGAAAACACCCGACCATGATCACCAATGGTTAAATCTTAAGCAAGCGGCGCCATGCAAAATCCGCCACCAACCACAGCCACCGCCGCTTGAGCTCCCGGCAGGTTCCTGA
- a CDS encoding Gfo/Idh/MocA family protein, with protein MSGPVTFGIVGSGWRAEFFARLAALMPDRLTLVGAAVRRPQRAEELTERWRVATYLSPAELIARQKPEFVVASVPWPVTPEIIGAMVEAGVPVLAETPPAPDDAGLEALWGQVGERRLVQVAEQYLMMPAHAARHEIVRRGLIGTPTSVQVSSTHGYHAVSMIRGLLCVGYDRPVRVAAQRFTAPLLDPITREGWSEATEPTAATTTLATLDFGEGASGLYDFTDNQWHNRLRARRIVVRGSLGEITDDKVVRWGGPRTVLTSEITRSQLGHDLNLDGHDTEHFAFEGEVVYRNPFLGLRLMDEEVAISTLLVRTGAWVRGEGPEPYPLADACQDHHLSLAMDRAAESGETVVANVGPWAASAPSA; from the coding sequence ATGAGCGGACCTGTGACCTTCGGTATCGTCGGCAGCGGCTGGCGGGCAGAGTTCTTCGCCCGGTTGGCCGCACTCATGCCGGATCGGCTGACGCTGGTGGGCGCGGCGGTGCGCCGCCCGCAGCGGGCGGAGGAGCTCACGGAGCGGTGGCGGGTGGCCACCTACCTCTCGCCGGCCGAGCTGATCGCCCGTCAGAAGCCGGAGTTCGTGGTCGCGTCCGTGCCGTGGCCGGTGACTCCGGAGATCATCGGCGCGATGGTGGAGGCGGGCGTGCCGGTGCTGGCCGAGACGCCGCCGGCGCCGGACGACGCGGGTCTGGAGGCGCTCTGGGGCCAGGTCGGCGAGCGCCGCCTGGTGCAGGTCGCCGAGCAGTACCTGATGATGCCGGCTCACGCGGCCCGCCACGAGATCGTCCGGCGCGGCCTGATCGGCACGCCGACCAGCGTGCAGGTCTCCTCCACGCACGGCTACCACGCCGTCTCCATGATCAGGGGCCTGCTCTGCGTCGGCTACGACCGGCCGGTGCGGGTCGCGGCGCAGCGCTTCACCGCGCCTCTGCTCGACCCGATCACCCGCGAGGGCTGGAGCGAGGCCACCGAGCCCACGGCGGCGACCACGACCCTGGCCACACTCGACTTCGGCGAGGGCGCCAGCGGCCTGTACGACTTCACCGACAACCAGTGGCACAACCGCCTGCGCGCGCGGCGCATCGTCGTCCGCGGCAGCCTCGGCGAGATCACCGATGACAAGGTGGTGCGCTGGGGCGGCCCGCGCACGGTGCTGACCTCCGAGATCACCCGTTCGCAGCTCGGCCACGACCTCAACCTCGACGGCCACGACACCGAGCACTTCGCGTTCGAGGGCGAGGTCGTCTACCGCAACCCGTTCCTCGGCCTGCGCCTGATGGACGAGGAGGTCGCCATCTCGACGCTCCTCGTCAGGACGGGCGCTTGGGTGCGCGGCGAGGGCCCGGAGCCGTATCCGCTGGCGGACGCGTGCCAGGACCACCATCTCTCGCTGGCGATGGATCGGGCCGCAGAGTCGGGCGAGACCGTCGTCGCGAACGTCGGACCGTGGGCGGCCTCGGCGCCGTCGGCCTAG
- a CDS encoding 50S ribosomal protein bL37: MAKSGNKRRARRKKKANHGKRPNS, encoded by the coding sequence ATGGCGAAGAGCGGCAACAAGCGGCGCGCCCGTCGGAAGAAGAAGGCCAACCACGGCAAGCGCCCCAACTCCTGA
- a CDS encoding alpha/beta hydrolase fold domain-containing protein, translating into MPLDPFLAAKVHLIEDVDWLRAQEDPALMARLNEFFEDPQEPRVPDVVIEDRRIPGPHGEIDVRVYRPRSTPVRGLVWAHGGGFVAGDLDMPEAHLVAAELAARADALVVSVGYRLAGDGVHYPVPIDDVHAAWRWFVGPQNADQLPSGPVALGGASAGAALALSTAVRLRDEGGRVPDALLLAYPFVHFPNPALDDETAAGMRELPAMLRFTTDSIEEMVRNYVGRLSDLPPDAMPGAAPLAGLPRTAILLAEYDDLRASGDLLAKQLAEVDVRVRTYRAAGMLHGHLNRSASLKEVDRSLDFFAESLREG; encoded by the coding sequence ATGCCTCTTGATCCCTTCCTCGCCGCCAAAGTCCACCTCATCGAGGACGTCGATTGGCTGCGTGCGCAGGAGGATCCGGCGCTGATGGCGCGGCTGAACGAGTTCTTCGAAGATCCGCAAGAGCCTCGCGTGCCGGACGTCGTCATCGAGGACCGCAGGATCCCGGGGCCGCACGGGGAGATCGACGTGCGGGTGTACCGTCCGCGCTCGACGCCGGTACGCGGCCTGGTCTGGGCGCACGGAGGCGGGTTCGTCGCCGGCGATCTGGACATGCCCGAGGCCCATCTGGTCGCGGCCGAGCTCGCGGCGCGCGCCGACGCGTTGGTCGTGTCCGTCGGGTACCGGCTCGCGGGCGACGGGGTCCACTACCCCGTGCCGATCGACGACGTGCACGCGGCCTGGCGCTGGTTCGTCGGTCCGCAGAACGCCGATCAGCTGCCGTCCGGGCCGGTCGCGCTGGGCGGCGCGAGCGCGGGCGCGGCACTGGCCCTGTCCACCGCGGTCCGCCTGCGGGACGAGGGCGGACGCGTCCCGGACGCCCTGCTGCTCGCCTATCCCTTCGTCCACTTCCCGAACCCGGCGCTCGACGACGAGACGGCGGCCGGGATGCGGGAACTGCCGGCGATGCTGCGCTTCACCACGGATTCGATCGAGGAGATGGTGCGCAACTACGTCGGGCGGCTGAGCGATCTGCCGCCGGACGCGATGCCCGGCGCGGCGCCGCTGGCCGGCCTGCCGCGGACCGCGATCCTGCTGGCCGAGTACGACGACCTGCGGGCGTCCGGCGATCTGCTGGCCAAGCAGCTCGCCGAGGTCGATGTGCGGGTCCGCACCTATCGCGCGGCAGGGATGCTCCACGGCCACTTGAACCGCAGCGCATCCCTCAAGGAAGTGGACCGCTCGCTCGACTTCTTCGCCGAGTCGCTGCGCGAGGGCTGA
- a CDS encoding ester cyclase has translation MTSVEYLRQRVAELEAELESYRDRQRREELNLELFDEVDFDAVSAPDWPSLRSYLPDLRITEHSLKVAHGDWTAVVGRLRGTFSQPLKKADGSEVPPTGRAVDVAMATFARWENDRIAQELLFWDTGEFARQLGL, from the coding sequence ATGACCTCCGTGGAGTACCTACGGCAGCGTGTCGCCGAACTCGAGGCCGAGCTCGAGTCCTACCGCGACCGGCAGCGCCGCGAGGAGCTGAACCTGGAGCTGTTCGACGAGGTCGACTTCGACGCGGTCTCCGCGCCGGACTGGCCCTCGCTCCGCTCCTATCTGCCGGACCTGCGGATCACCGAGCACTCGCTCAAGGTCGCCCACGGCGACTGGACCGCGGTGGTCGGCCGGCTGCGCGGGACGTTCTCCCAGCCGCTGAAGAAGGCGGACGGGTCCGAGGTCCCGCCGACCGGCCGCGCGGTGGACGTGGCGATGGCCACGTTCGCGCGGTGGGAGAACGACCGGATCGCGCAGGAACTGCTGTTCTGGGACACCGGCGAGTTCGCACGTCAACTCGGTCTGTGA
- the ppk2 gene encoding polyphosphate kinase 2, which yields MTTSADPDSVWPLADVTATAGLRIEQDDDDDPILIDRDGAAVDTWREAYPYHERLARIAYERDKRLLQIELLKLQNWIKDTGHRLVVLFEGRDAAGKGGTIKRFTEHLNPRGARVVALEKPTERERTQWYFQRYVQHLPAAGEIVLFDRSWYNRAGVERVMGFCDAGEYLEFMRQAPEFERMLVRDGMTLVKFWFSVSQAEQRTRFLIRQVDPVRQWKLSPMDLASLERWQQYTDAKEAMFFYTDTADAPWTVIKSNDKKRARLAAMRHVLTLFSYAEKDPEIATAPDPQVLGSAALLTERSGTAADMRHVLPRLSEH from the coding sequence ATGACGACCTCCGCGGACCCGGACTCGGTCTGGCCGCTGGCCGACGTGACGGCGACGGCCGGCCTGCGGATCGAACAGGACGATGACGACGATCCGATCCTGATCGACCGCGACGGCGCGGCGGTCGACACCTGGCGCGAGGCCTACCCGTACCACGAGCGGCTGGCCCGCATCGCGTACGAGCGGGACAAGCGGCTGCTGCAGATCGAGCTGCTCAAGCTGCAGAACTGGATCAAGGACACCGGCCACCGGCTCGTCGTGCTGTTCGAGGGCCGGGACGCCGCGGGCAAGGGCGGCACGATCAAGCGGTTCACCGAGCACCTCAACCCGCGCGGCGCCCGCGTGGTCGCGCTGGAGAAGCCGACCGAGCGCGAGCGCACGCAGTGGTACTTCCAGCGCTACGTCCAGCACCTGCCGGCCGCCGGCGAGATCGTGCTCTTCGACCGGTCCTGGTACAACCGCGCCGGGGTCGAACGGGTGATGGGCTTCTGCGACGCGGGCGAGTACCTCGAGTTCATGCGCCAGGCCCCCGAATTCGAGCGGATGCTCGTGCGCGACGGGATGACGCTGGTGAAGTTCTGGTTCTCCGTCTCCCAGGCCGAGCAGCGCACCCGCTTCCTGATCCGCCAGGTGGACCCGGTCCGGCAGTGGAAGCTGAGCCCGATGGACCTCGCCTCGCTCGAGCGCTGGCAGCAGTACACCGACGCGAAGGAGGCGATGTTCTTCTACACCGACACCGCCGACGCACCGTGGACGGTGATCAAGAGCAACGACAAGAAGCGCGCCCGCCTCGCCGCCATGCGGCACGTGCTGACGCTCTTCTCCTACGCCGAGAAGGACCCGGAGATCGCCACCGCCCCCGACCCGCAGGTCCTCGGCTCCGCCGCTCTGCTCACCGAGCGCTCCGGGACCGCGGCCGACATGCGCCACGTCCTGCCACGGCTGTCCGAGCACTGA
- a CDS encoding VIT domain-containing protein, which translates to MIKTGIADTLGHEEMLRIAAPDPEAGLGALGTERGNLPLESIDVRSAVVGLTVRSEFALGFRNPYDVALEATYIFPLPDRAAVTGLRMEADGRVIEGVLEERAQARAHYDQAIAEGKRASIAEEERPGVFSMRVGQILPGELVVIRTTLSGRLPFEDGEATYRFPLVVAPRYIPGTPLPGDQVGDGTAADTDAVPDASRITPPLLLPGFPNPVRLSVEVDVDPAGLPLTSVKSSLHGVEIAEPEGAGAEDADGASSRRVIRLLPGNRVDRDFILRLRYGSEDAVTTSLAVRLDEGSADAKEPAGTFVLTVLPPSGDAASARPLDVVLVLDRSGSMEGWKMVAARRAAGRIVDSLTGADRFTVLAFDHTVETAPLLPAGLVEATDRHRFRAIEHLAQMDARGGTEMAEPLRQAAVLLAAAPDAADARDRVLVLVTDGQVGNEDQILESLAPHLGGVRVHTIGIDRAVNAAFLERLARVSGGRCELVESEDRLDDAMAQIHRRIGTPLVTGLSLLPDGLAIDLAGVEPSRLPDLFAGAPLVVSGRFKGEPAGAVQVRGSAADGTEWQTSVTAAVSADAGLAAYWARGRVRDLEDGFASGRGDESTESRIIEVSLAFGVLCRFTSFVAVDSRVVNEGGEMKRVTQPVDSPSGWDMLADTDGVFPSALGGASFGAPMEKKRSARAAAGPGARPSLPRPAARANYCSAPATPPAPAAPGSAPMFLPAPSPSLPAPQIQPEFDFEVPEFLREERAVVGAQSQSVDVRARISTLLERLRTNVSAPYAERVGYLVEIAAELRRIVLEAVGQAIPPEQIEALGTLAEELEQPLSDVAGQGELDRRWQHAVTVLAGLAEAPEPPRRAASFWKRRS; encoded by the coding sequence ATGATCAAGACCGGTATCGCCGACACGCTCGGGCACGAAGAGATGCTGCGCATAGCGGCGCCGGATCCAGAGGCCGGACTCGGCGCCCTGGGCACCGAGCGCGGCAACCTCCCGCTGGAATCGATCGACGTGCGCTCGGCCGTGGTCGGGCTCACCGTGCGCAGCGAGTTCGCGCTGGGCTTCCGCAACCCTTACGACGTCGCGCTGGAGGCGACCTACATCTTCCCGCTGCCCGACCGCGCCGCGGTGACCGGCCTGCGGATGGAGGCGGACGGGCGGGTGATCGAGGGCGTGCTGGAGGAGCGCGCCCAGGCCCGCGCCCACTACGACCAGGCCATCGCGGAGGGCAAGCGCGCCTCGATCGCGGAGGAGGAGCGGCCCGGCGTGTTCAGCATGCGGGTCGGCCAGATCCTGCCCGGCGAGCTGGTCGTGATCCGCACGACGCTCTCCGGCCGCCTGCCGTTCGAGGACGGCGAAGCCACCTACCGGTTCCCGCTCGTCGTCGCGCCGCGCTATATCCCGGGCACGCCGCTGCCCGGCGACCAGGTCGGCGACGGCACCGCCGCGGACACCGACGCCGTGCCGGACGCCTCCCGGATCACCCCGCCGCTGCTGCTCCCGGGCTTCCCGAACCCGGTCCGGCTCTCGGTCGAGGTGGACGTGGATCCGGCCGGGCTGCCGCTGACCTCGGTCAAGTCCAGCCTGCACGGCGTCGAGATCGCAGAGCCCGAAGGCGCCGGCGCCGAGGACGCTGATGGCGCGTCAAGTCGCAGGGTGATCCGACTGTTGCCCGGCAACCGCGTCGACCGCGACTTCATCCTGCGGCTGCGCTACGGATCCGAGGACGCCGTCACGACCTCGCTCGCGGTACGGCTCGACGAGGGCTCCGCGGACGCGAAGGAACCGGCCGGCACGTTCGTTCTCACGGTGCTGCCGCCGAGCGGGGACGCGGCCTCGGCCCGCCCGCTCGACGTCGTCCTGGTGCTGGACCGATCCGGCAGCATGGAGGGCTGGAAGATGGTCGCCGCCCGGCGGGCCGCCGGACGCATCGTCGACAGCCTCACCGGCGCGGACCGCTTCACCGTCCTGGCCTTCGACCACACGGTCGAGACCGCTCCGCTGCTGCCCGCCGGCCTGGTCGAGGCGACTGACCGGCACCGCTTCCGTGCGATCGAGCATCTCGCCCAGATGGATGCTCGCGGCGGGACCGAGATGGCCGAGCCGTTGCGCCAGGCCGCGGTGCTGCTGGCGGCGGCGCCCGATGCGGCCGACGCCCGGGACCGGGTCCTGGTGCTGGTCACCGACGGCCAGGTGGGCAACGAGGATCAGATCCTCGAGTCGCTCGCGCCGCACCTCGGCGGCGTCCGGGTGCACACCATCGGCATCGACCGCGCCGTGAACGCCGCGTTCCTCGAGCGGCTGGCCCGGGTCAGCGGCGGCCGGTGCGAGCTGGTGGAGTCCGAGGACCGCCTCGACGACGCGATGGCGCAGATCCACCGGCGGATCGGCACGCCGCTGGTGACCGGCCTGAGCCTGCTGCCGGACGGGCTTGCGATCGACCTGGCCGGCGTGGAGCCGTCCCGGCTGCCCGACCTGTTCGCCGGCGCCCCGCTGGTGGTCAGCGGACGGTTCAAGGGCGAGCCGGCCGGCGCGGTGCAGGTGCGCGGGTCTGCCGCGGACGGCACGGAGTGGCAGACCTCTGTCACGGCCGCCGTCAGCGCCGACGCCGGGCTCGCGGCGTACTGGGCCCGCGGCCGGGTCCGGGACCTCGAGGACGGCTTCGCCTCCGGCCGCGGCGACGAGAGCACCGAGAGCCGGATCATCGAGGTCTCCCTCGCGTTCGGCGTGCTGTGCCGGTTCACCTCGTTCGTCGCCGTCGACAGCCGGGTGGTGAATGAGGGTGGCGAGATGAAGCGGGTGACCCAGCCGGTGGACAGCCCAAGCGGCTGGGACATGCTGGCCGACACCGACGGGGTCTTTCCGTCCGCTTTGGGCGGCGCCTCCTTCGGCGCGCCGATGGAGAAGAAGCGCAGCGCTCGGGCGGCGGCGGGGCCCGGCGCACGGCCGTCGCTGCCGCGCCCGGCCGCGCGCGCGAACTACTGCTCCGCGCCCGCGACCCCGCCCGCGCCCGCGGCTCCCGGTTCGGCGCCGATGTTCTTGCCCGCCCCCTCCCCCAGCCTGCCCGCGCCGCAGATCCAGCCCGAGTTCGATTTCGAAGTGCCCGAGTTCCTGCGCGAGGAGCGGGCCGTAGTGGGTGCGCAGTCGCAGAGCGTGGATGTGCGGGCCCGCATCAGCACCCTGTTGGAGCGGCTGCGCACGAACGTCTCCGCGCCGTACGCCGAGCGGGTGGGCTACCTGGTCGAGATCGCCGCCGAGCTGCGCCGGATCGTGCTCGAGGCCGTCGGCCAGGCGATCCCGCCGGAGCAGATCGAGGCGCTGGGGACGCTCGCCGAGGAGCTCGAGCAGCCGCTCTCCGACGTCGCCGGCCAGGGTGAGCTCGACCGGCGCTGGCAGCACGCCGTCACCGTGCTGGCCGGCCTCGCCGAGGCGCCGGAGCCGCCGCGGCGGGCCGCCTCCTTCTGGAAGCGCCGCTCCTGA